From the Chryseobacterium sp. G0201 genome, the window CCAGGAGTTCAGGATCACTGATGAGTGCCAAAGCTATTGCAAGACGTTGTTTCATGCCAAGCGAGTATTTTTTCATCTTAATATGTCGTGCGTGAAAAAGCCCTACTGTTTCTAAAACATCATCAATCTTTACTGTATCTAAATTTCTGATGACGCAGACAATTTTCAGATTGTCATATCCCGACAGATGATCATAAAATGCCGGGTAATCAATCAAACAACCGATGTTTTGTAAAGCCTCAGGATAAATTGAAGAAACATTTCCCCCAAAAACTTTTACCGAATTTGAGTGATCGTTGAAAAGTCCCATGATAAGGCGCATTGTTGTAGATTTTCCGGCGCCGTTCGCACCAAGAAAGCCGTATATTGATCCTTTGGGAACTTTAAGATTCACATTTTTAAGGATAAGCTTTTGACGGGTGAAGCCAAAATTCAAATCCTTAATTTCAATGATATTTTTCATGTCGTTTATTTTTATGATAATCTATAGATTATTCTAAAGCAGTGATTAGTAATATTTAAATTTTCAACGATTTAAATCACACATAATATTTTTTCTCTTATAAGAAAGAATGATGTTTTTGCACAATCAAATCTTTATTTTTGGATAGTGTAAAGAATCTCCAGACAGAACTTTACAAAGTATTGTCATAAAGTAAATTTTTCATTCATGTTTGCGTGATTTTACAAATCGTCAAAATTTGAAGCAAAAATCTCATTCATCTCATTAGAAAACTGCGGAGTATAATTTAACCCAAGAAAGTCTTCTTTTGGTAAGAAATATACTCCACGGATGTCTGTATCTGAGTTTTCGGTTGCGAGCCCGAAAGAACGACTACCGGAGATGGACTGGAAGAGGATCAGTTCACGGGATTTTAGGCTATAGATGGTCGTATTGAATTACTTAAAATAGCGGGATTTCAGAATATCATATTGGGTCAATCCTCTGTGTTCCGGTGAATCTTCTATTTTTTGTTTCCATGAAGAATCTAATTTGTCTAAAATATATCCCAATGCAGCTCCTTTATCATATGATGTTCGTTTTGTCAGTAATTGATGGTAAGCCTTATTGGAAATTATAAGCTCTAATAACTGCGAAAAAGTAAATGATTTACCTTGTTCATTGGTGTTAAAATGTTTGTCTTTGGCAGTAAGATCAGAAAATCTATGTTCTAAGTATTCTGCGGTGCCTTCTATGGCTTCACTGTTCTTTTCAGCGATAAGCTGTGGCCATTTTTTAAGTCTGATATCACGAATTTCAATCCATTGTTTCATGATAGAATCAAGTTTTTTGGTATCTGTGGCTTTTAATCCTTCGTCCAGCAGTTTATATTCTTTTCTCAGGAGATCAAAATTTTCTTTATTGTATGGATAATTTTCTATGTAATCCCCTCCATCTTTATCGTAGATCCACTTTTTTTGGACATAAAGATGAAAGGCTTCATGTAGAGAAAAGTAGTTGAAATCCGGAAAAATAACTTTTTTATCAAATAACTCAGGATAAAATTTAAAAGCCAGCATTTCTTTATTCTCTAATGTTGAATACCTGAAAGCTCCAGGAAAAAAATATTTTAAAGATTCACTTCCTAAATATCTTGCTAAGTAAACGTCTTTCAGATACGGATTGCCTGGAAAATTGATCTTTTTATACTTTTTCGTATTCACCCATTTACTGGTGTTAACTAAGTATATGTATTGGCAGCTGAGTTTTGATTTATCAGACCGAATTAATATTAATGGCTCCTTATTATATTGATATGCCGACGTCCAAAGCTTATCTGCTGATTGATCAAATGTTTTATACTGTAAGGTTAATTCATCAAACATTTTCTGATCGGTTGGGTCTAACTCGGAATAGCTGTCTGGAGAAGGTTTTAACAAGAAATATGCTAAGATGAGAACTGCGATAGTCAAAAAAAAGATCACGAAGTGTCTTCTTTTGACATTTTTTTTTAAAATTGTCATAACTTTTTTTCATTTGTATTTCCGGCAAATTTAAACAATTTATTCTATCTTTTTTTTTCTCTGAATATTTAACTAATACGTATTAGTTCATTTTGTATTTAATATAATAATCATACTAAATTATCAGAATTGAAATCTAATTAAAATCTCTTTATGTGGTTTAAAACATTTATTTTCACCTGTTATAATTCGAATAAAAATGAACATCTTTAATCTCGAGTTGCTAATTTTGTTAGGACACAGTTCTTATACTCTTTAACTTTAAGAGTATGGAAAAGAGTATCTTTAAGTGAACAGCGAGACAATGTATCCTTGGTGGCTCAAGAATTGGGGATTTGCAAAGAAAGTCTAGTCAATTGGAGAAACCTTCACAAAGAAGGTCGGCTTACAAAGGAAAAAAAAATTCCTCCGATCCTATAAGAGAAGAGCTACTGAGGCTTCGAAGGGAACTTGAAGAAACAAAGCTTGAGCGTGACATCTTAAAAAAAGCTGTATGGATCTTCTCGGGGAGAGACGGTGTCCATATCTTTTAAAAGTTTGGCATTTTCTGTAGAAATAATAACGTTATCCTTCAAAAGATTTTCCTTGTACTGCTTTTGAGCTTCAATTGATTGTTGTTCTGTTTTAGAAGATGTATACAAAAATACTATAAAACTTGTAATTAACATAATGAAGGAAGTAGCCCAAACATATAAACTTAATTTAAGCATCTTTATTCTTTTATTGTTCTACACTGCTCTTTCTGTTCTGTCCTTGTAAAAGGAGTTTAAATGACTCAAATCAGGCACTAAACGCAATGTTTTAAGTTCTAATATTTTCAATTCTATTTCTGTATTCTCTTATTCGATTTTTGAGACGGAATTTTCAAACTTGTTTGCAATATTTTCTTGATTTTGTATACCTTCTTTTAATTGCACTAAACTTCGCGAAATTATTTCGGCTAAATGGTTATTAGTATAATCTTCCATCGTATTCTTTGCTTCATGGAAAGTTAGATATTTTTCAGATGTAGAAATATTTCTAAATAAAATTTAGCTTTTTTTATAATTTATAAGATTAATTTTAATAATGTTTATGAATACTTAAAACTAAGCTCCATTATAATGAGGTTCTTGTTTCAAATTTCAGAAAAACAACGGATCCAAAAATTATTTAATTTATTTTTATAAGTATTTGTTTTCAAATACAATTAAGCATAGTTTTTGTACACCCTTATTTGCCAAAATTAGAATCATGTGTTATAATTTCAATTCCAAAGGTGTAAACCTCAAAAAGGCAATGACAGATTTTAATGCTGAAGAAATTGGTACTCCCAATTTCATAATAGGGCAAATCAATGCTTTTAGTAAACAGACAGAACCAACAATTCCTGCAATAGTTAATCATAACGGGATTGTATTAATGCCTACATATTGGGGTACTAAAGAAATAAAAAAACATCCAACCTCTGGCTTAAACTTAAAATCGGAAAAAGCATATTTCGTATTTGAAAATAATACTTTGAAATACTACCTTCAACAAAAATCTCATCATCAAATTCATATTCAACGCATATGCCACCATAACTAAGTAAAAGTTCTTCGCTTATTAGCATAATCTTACTTTTCAATAAATATTTTTTTAAAGCATCAAATAATAAACCATTTAAAGCCAATTTTTAGCATATAATCAATAATATTGGATTATGTGATCCTTTTTTTTTATTTTTTGTGCTTTTTTTTAATAGTTATGCAAAATGTAAATATTTCAATTATTTATTCTACTCTCACTTTAGATAATCGCAACTTTATCAAAATATTTGTTAATGTCTTTCAGTTCAATCACACTAAACTATCTACTATTGTAAATTAAGCTAAAAGATATCCGACCATATACATAACCATCATAAAGGCTTAATCTTATTTTAGCATTTTATTTAAATGAAACTGTTTACATCTTATAATAAAAATGTTCTTCAATACACAGATGATTATAATATCGACAAGCTAAGTTCTGAAATTAAAATGCTTACCTCGATTTTTTCCTACATTCTTAACTCATCTTTAAATGTTCCCCACTTTATATTTAATACGGCGAATCTAAATACAAAACGACAGCAAATACCGCATTTTGTGGTATTTGCTGTCGTTTTGAAAATAATTTTAGCAATATTTCCGTATTTCGGCTTAGTTATCTGGTGGAAGTCGAAGCACAAAAGTTCAGTTTTGCAGCAAGTTCAATCGAAGAACGGAACTTAAATTTATAATTTCTGTCATATTGCCAGACTAATGTTCATGGCAGTATGTGTCTGTCATCGGATTTAAACCTTTTCTACGATTATTTGAATAGATATAGCAAAATGACAAAAGACAATGCTCTAAAAAATAAAGACTTTATTTTTTGATTTATTAAAAAAAATTAGTTAATTACAATAGCTGCCACTTCAATTTCAATAAAAACATCAGCTCTAAACAAACCTTTCACTTCCAAAAGCGTGCTTGTTGGTGGCGTTTCAAGATTGACATACTGGTCTCTTACTTCTCTGTAACTGGCTGTTTGCGTAATATCTGTTATGAAAATTCCCAGTTTTATAATGTCGTTCATACTTGCTCCACAACTTTCTAAAATAGCTTTTACATTTTCGAAAATCTGAACAGTTTGTGTTTTTACATCATTACCCACTAATTCTCCTTTTTGATTAAGAGGAATTTGCCCAGATAGAACTAACATTTTCTGATTTTCCAACGGAATTTCTACAACCTGAGATAAACCTTTAATATGAAATACTTTTTCCGAATTTTTAAATTTTATCATTTTTTTGAATATTTAATGATGCAAATTTCCACTTTAAATAGAATAACAAGATTGCTAAACCTTTCATCTTTAATGACTATTTCTTTCAAGTATTTTTGATAACGATAAAAAATGCCCGCAAGAGTTTTGTAATTTTGAAAAAACTAGAACAATATGAATGTTGTAAAAAAAGTGGAGGATAATAATTTGTATCAAGGAACGCATATCGTGCTAACATCAAATAAAATTGGAACGACTGAAATTTGTAGGCAACAACACAAAACTCCGTTCCATAAAACGAATATGCTCAAAGAACATTTTTTATTATTTTCTGTAGAAGGAACAAATGAATTACAAATTGGGAATCAGCTAATTTCTTTAAAAAAGGGAGAAATGTTGTTGCTTAAAAAGGCAACTTATGTTGAGATTGTAAAAAGGGGCGAAGCAAAAGACAATTTCATGTATGAAAGTGTATCCTTTTCTCTAAAAAAAGATGTTATTCTTGATTTTATTAAGTTAATAGAAATGGATGAATATTCTAAAAATAGCACCTCAGATAATGAAGTTTTAATTCATCCGTACGGAATACGGTTACAAACCTTTTTAGCATCATTAAAATCTTATTTTGATGATAACGAAAGAATTAGAACGGGTTTATATAAGCTTAAAGTACTGGAATTGCTTTATGACCTTTCGGAAGAAAATCCGATATTCTTACAACAATTATTGAATCTTAATCGTAATGAAACCAGAGATTTGATGAATGTTGTAGAAACAAATTATCTCCAATCTTATACTCTTAAAGAATTGGCTTATATTTCAGGACGAAGTTTGTCGGCTTTTCATCGTGAATTTGTTGAATCATTTCAAACTACACCTGGAAAATGGATTCAAGAAAAACGGCTGCAAAAAGCTAAAGAATTAATATTTTCTACTCAATTAACCATTGCAGATATTTGTAATGAGGTAGGATATGAAAATGTTTCACATTTTTCTCGTTTATATAAAACTCATTTTGGATATAATCCTAGCGAAACGAAATCTCGTTAAAATAGTGATTTGAGATATCTTCTTTCCATTAGTTATATTGCTTAAAATTGATTCTAACCTTCATATTTATGCGTTGCATCGATATGATTTGTACAACTGTCGTAAAATAATTTATGATACAAATAAAATTTATTATGATTGTTTTTGAATACCAAGAAAGCCTCTAGTGAAGTAAAATTGAAATCCTAACTTGCAAAAG encodes:
- a CDS encoding ABC transporter ATP-binding protein — translated: MKNIIEIKDLNFGFTRQKLILKNVNLKVPKGSIYGFLGANGAGKSTTMRLIMGLFNDHSNSVKVFGGNVSSIYPEALQNIGCLIDYPAFYDHLSGYDNLKIVCVIRNLDTVKIDDVLETVGLFHARHIKMKKYSLGMKQRLAIALALISDPELLVLDEPVNGLDPKGMLEVRELLIKLNRERGVTILISSHLLLEIEKMVTHLGIISHGEIKFEGSKEDLNNLYKFQKTKFQLSDAEKYRDLLKDQYSVELKSETEILIVTNSQQEIATITTLLVKSGAKIYQIVAAGGLEEWFMEITKQN
- a CDS encoding helix-turn-helix domain-containing protein — its product is MNVVKKVEDNNLYQGTHIVLTSNKIGTTEICRQQHKTPFHKTNMLKEHFLLFSVEGTNELQIGNQLISLKKGEMLLLKKATYVEIVKRGEAKDNFMYESVSFSLKKDVILDFIKLIEMDEYSKNSTSDNEVLIHPYGIRLQTFLASLKSYFDDNERIRTGLYKLKVLELLYDLSEENPIFLQQLLNLNRNETRDLMNVVETNYLQSYTLKELAYISGRSLSAFHREFVESFQTTPGKWIQEKRLQKAKELIFSTQLTIADICNEVGYENVSHFSRLYKTHFGYNPSETKSR
- a CDS encoding RidA family protein — encoded protein: MIKFKNSEKVFHIKGLSQVVEIPLENQKMLVLSGQIPLNQKGELVGNDVKTQTVQIFENVKAILESCGASMNDIIKLGIFITDITQTASYREVRDQYVNLETPPTSTLLEVKGLFRADVFIEIEVAAIVIN